A window of Plutella xylostella chromosome 19, ilPluXylo3.1, whole genome shotgun sequence contains these coding sequences:
- the LOC105384031 gene encoding protein KRI1 homolog, giving the protein MPQNKLFDEDSEDENVTFDAKGEYAKRYDAWRQKEELHKLEQKYGDKALNSDGEVSSDSEDEEPQEMSPEMEEQFLKTLALLKTKDPRIYDPQFKFFEEAEENRKLEEAKAENKSKPKKEVNSLAAAFADSDDDDDENNDGGIFKVEKKAPPTQREGKKEDKIRAYLKGEAEVVDSKVEAELAPLRALWADPALNEGEKFLRDYILNKRYEGDNSSAVGEAAGKLRDDADLEADEEIVEEQGRFERAYNFRFEEPDQDYLKRYPRTMNYIRPKDDKRSKKRVEVKTRKEEEKARKMEEIARMKALKLKEIQEKIARIKEVTGNDELAFKDSDIEGDFDPEAHDRRMRALFDEQYYGHADEEKPTFPDLDEELEIENWDEYEPEHEAVTQAEEAPHCEDEDFNMDADYDPKKNRTTLLEEIQETLGKKRRNRKKKTKLAALLEAATDKPKFVPSAADKTYAEYMEEYYKMDCEDVIAGELPTRFKYREVVPNDFGLSIEEILLADDKELNRWASLKKTVKYRPENVEKSEVKTYSQRAADPKLKRTLLPSLFKDLPEEPEVVVPVVINKKKNKANVNTDDQTNAEENVANGDDTMEESKELNESIKSDVVGKKKKKKKNKKNANNSNATNTSQVNEVPVHTSNGKNESLPTESLNNDSKLNESAEGKKKRRKKKKKPNQTNLVEKSLNSGSSQNENKRPPKPQFEKDKAKQNQNVKTPSKPSENNKNKLNGNVKPANALTTNKVSQPPNQGKANSLKRKLDSNQSENETKPAKQKKTNKQNQVAQQNGGANKNNKHKMKNKAINKNKGKSDKQDNPLSKLSDERLKAYGLNPKKYRSFLKYKKF; this is encoded by the exons atgccGCAAAATAAACTATTTGATGAGGATTCTGAAGATGAAAATGTTACTTTTGATGCTAAAGGAGAGTACGCTAAACGATACGACGCCTGGCGACAGAAGGAGGAGTTGCACAAAT TGGAACAAAAGTATGGTGACAAGGCTTTAAACTCAGACGGGGAGGTTTCATCCGACAGTGAGGATGAGGAGCCCCAGGAGATGTCTCCGGAGATGGAGGAGCAGTTCCTGAAGACCCTGGCGCTACTGAAGACCAAGGACCCCAGGATCTACGACCCACAGTTCAAGTTCTTTGAGGAGGCAGAGGAGAATAGGAAGCTGGAGGAAGCAAAGGCTG AAAATAAGTCAAAACCTAAGAAAGAGGTGAACAGTCTGGCAGCTGCATTTGCTgacagtgatgatgatgatgatgagaacAATGATGGAGGAATCTTCAAAGTCGAGAAGAAGGCACCACCGACACAGAGAGAGGGTAAAAAG GAAGATAAGATCCGAGCATACCTGAAGGGAGAAGCAGAGGTGGTGGACTCGAAGGTAGAAGCAGAGCTAGCACCGCTGCGGGCACTGTGGGCGGACCCTGCACTCAATGAAGGGGAAAAGTTCTTGAGAGACTACATATTGAATAAAAG ATACGAGGGAGATAACTCCTCGGCTGTCGGCGAGGCGGCGGGCAAGCTGCGCGATGATGCAGATCTGGAGGCCGACGAGGAGATCGTGGAGGAGCAGGGACGCTTCGAGAGGGCCTACAACTTCCGGTTCGAGGAGCCTGATCAGGACTAT CTGAAACGCTACCCCCGTACCATGAACTACATCCGTCCGAAAGACGACAAGCGATCCAAGAAGCGAGTTGAAGTGAAGACGAGGAAGGAAGAGGAAAAGGCGAGGAAGATGGAGGAAATTGCGAGAATGAAGGCGCTGAAACTGAAGGAGATACAGGAAAAGATCGCGAGAATTAAGGAGGTCACTGGGAACGATGAACTGGCTTTTAAG GACTCGGACATCGAGGGCGACTTCGACCCCGAGGCGCACGACCGCCGCATGCGCGCGCTGTTCGACGAGCAGTACTACGGACACGCGGACGAGGAGAAGCCCACGTTCCCTGATCTGGACGAGGAGCTCGAGATAG AGAACTGGGACGAGTACGAGCCGGAGCACGAGGCTGTGACGCAAGCCGAGGAGGCGCCGCACTGCGAGGATGAGGACTTCAAT ATGGACGCAGACTACGACCCCAAAAAGAACCGAACCACCCTCCTCGAAGAAATACAAGAGACCCTCGGCAAGAAGCGACGCAACCGCAAGAAGAAGACCAAGCTCGCCGCGCTGCTCGAGGCAGCCACTGACAAGCCCAAGTTCGTGCCGTCAGCCGCTGACAAGACCTATGCGGAGTACATGGAGGAGTATTATAAGATGGACTGTGAGGATGTCATAGCAGGGGAGTTGCCCACCAGGTTCAAGTACAGGGAGGTGGTGCCGAATGACTTCGGGCTTAGTATTGAGGAG ATCCTGTTAGCAGACGACAAGGAGCTGAACCGCTGGGCGTCGCTGAAGAAGACCGTCAAGTACCGCCCCGAGAACGTGGAGAAGAGCGAGGTGAAGACGTACAGCCAGCGCGCCGCTGACCCCAAGCTGAAGAGGACGTTGCTGCCTAGCTTGTTCAAGGATCTGCCTGA AGAACCAGAAGTGGTAGTGCCAGTTGTAatcaacaaaaagaaaaacaaagcCAACGTCAATACTGATGATCAAACAAATGCCGAAGAGAATGTTGCAAATGGTGATGACACTATGGAAGAAAGTAAAGAACTCAATGAGAGTATAAAATCCGACGTAGTTggtaagaaaaagaaaaagaagaagaacaaAAAGAATGCAAATAACAGTAATGCAACTAATACTAGTCAAGTTAATGAAGTGCCTGTACATACTAGCAATGGTAAAAATGAATCATTACCAACAGAGTCACTAAACAATGATAGTAAACTGAACGAAAGTGCCGAAGGAAAGAAGAAACGtagaaagaaaaagaagaagccTAACCAAACCAATTTAGTTGAAAAGTCTCTAAATAGTGGCTCAAgtcaaaatgaaaataaacgaCCTCCTAAACCACAGTTTGAGAAAGATAAAGCTAAGCAAAATCAAAATGTTAAAACTCCGAGCAAGCCAAgtgaaaacaacaaaaacaaactaaaTGGTAATGTTAAACCTGCAAATGCACTAACTACCAACAAAGTCAGCCAGCCTCCTAACCAAGGCAAAGCTAACAGTTTGAAAAGAAAATTAGACTCCAATCAGTCTGAAAACGAAACAAAACCAGCAAAACAGAAAAagacaaataaacaaaaccaagTGGCCCAACAAAATGGTGGAGCTAACAagaataacaaacataaaatgaaaaataaggcgatcaacaaaaacaaaggaaAATCTGACAAACAGGACAATCCTTTGAGTAAACTGTCAGATGAGAGGTTAAAGGCGTACGGATTGAATCCGAAGAAATACCGCAGTTTCTTGAAGTACAAGAAATTTTAg
- the LOC105384033 gene encoding pyroglutamyl-peptidase 1 encodes MSNDLDYMFRPIVLVTGFGPFANHPVNASWEAVRRMDKDEIERKHNVEFVPMEISVTYDNVDEYVPALWETYEPQLMIHVGVSSVATCITLEKQAHRKGYKRTDYCDQLPENHTCPAEGAIRMHTRLDVERICEEFNDGDVMNTSAVTSLDAGRYLCEYIYYTSLTHDNTRTLFVHVPDMAIYPSDVTAKALEKIIELCLDQIRGKDNIKDLSDKLDDACVCADNNVDKERSLQNSSD; translated from the exons ATGAGTAACGACTTGGACTACATGTTCAGGCCGATAGTTCTGGTGACGGGGTTTGGTCCGTTCGCGAACCACCCGGTGAACGCGAGCTGGGAGGCGGTCCGGCGGATGGACAAGGATGAGATCGAGAGGAAACACAACGTGGAATTTGTGCCCATGGAAATATCCGTCACTTACGACAATGTGGACGAGTACGTGCCAGCGCTGTGGGAGACATATGAACCACAG CTCATGATCCACGTCGGAGTATCGAGTGTGGCCACATGCATAACCCTCGAGAAGCAGGCTCATCGTAAAGGCTACAAGAGGACAGACTACTGTGACCAGCTCCCGGAGAACCACACCTGCCCCGCCGAGGGAGCCATCAGGATGCACACCAGGCTGGATGTGGAACGGATCTGCGAGGAGTTCAATGACGGAGACGTGATGAACACTAGTGCTGTCACATCATTGGATGCTGGAAG ATACCTTTGTGAATACATATACTACACCTCCTTAACACACGACAATACAAGGACTCTCTTTGTCCATGTACCAGACATGGCCATATACCCCTCTGACGTCACAGCCAAGGCACTGGAGAAGATCATAGAGCTTTGTCTAGATCAAATCAGAGGAAAGGACAATATCAAAGACCTATCAGACAAGTTGGATGACGCTTGTGTGTGTGCTGATAATAATGTTGATAAGGAGAGATCATTGCAGAACTCCAGTGATTGA
- the LOC105384032 gene encoding 40S ribosomal protein S9 yields MVNNRVPSVFSKTYVTPRRPFEKARLDQELKIIGEYGLRNKREVWRVKYTLARIRKAARELLTLEEKDPKRLFEGNALLRRLVRIGVLDEKQMKLDYVLGLKIEDFLERRLQTQVFKAGLAKSIHHARILIRQRHIRVRKQVVNIPSFIVRLDSGKHIDFSLKSPFGGGRAGRVKRKNLRKGQGGGAAADDDED; encoded by the exons ATGGTTAACAACCGTGTGCCGTCGGTCTTCTCCAAGACCTATGTGACCCCGCGCCGTCCCTTCGAGAAGGCGCGTCTCGACCAGGAGTTGAAGATCATCGGAGAGTATGGTCTGAGGAACAAGCGTGAAGTGTGGCGCGTCAAGTACACGCTGGCCCGCATCCGTAAGGCTGCTCGTGAGCTGCTCACCCTGGAAGAGAAGGACCCCAAGAGATTGTTCGAAG GAAATGCGCTCCTCCGTCGTCTGGTCAGGATTGGAGTGTTGGACGAGAAGCAGATGAAGCTCGATTACGTGCTCGGTCTGAAGATTGAGGACTTCTTGGAGCGTCGTCTCCAGACCCAGGTGTTCAAGGCTGGTCTCGCCAAGTCCATCCACCACGCCCGCATCCTCATCAGACAAAGACACATCCG CGTCCGCAAGCAAGTGGTGAACATCCCGTCGTTCATCGTGCGCCTGGACTCCGGCAAGCACATCGACTTCTCGCTGAAGTCTCCGTtcggcggcggccgcgcgggCCGCGTCAAGAGGAAGAACCTGCGCAAGGGAcagggcggcggcgctgctgcGGACGACGACGAGGATTag